The sequence CCTGGCCAGTTCGGCCTGCGTCTTCGACGGCTTCTGCCGGGGCTGGTTCTTCGCCGGGGACGCCGCCTCGGGCGGTGCCGGCACGGGCCGGGACGCTCGTTCGTCCAGGAACCACCATGTCGGCCGCTGGTCACCCAGCTCCCGCCACTCCTTGGGGGGTGATGCTCCGAAAGGCAGGAATGCGAGGACGGGGATGGTGAACTCCGCTAGGGAGGCACCGCCGTGGTAGCCGGCCTTGAGGGCGGTGTAGCGCGAGTCCGCGTCCCACAGGGCGACGATGGACGCACCGGGATCGGGCCAGACCACCCGCGGACCGCTGAGCGCGACCTCGGTCGCGCCCGGAGCCTCGTCGGGCAGGCGGTGGCGGGCCGATTCGGGGGTTCCGGCCGCGACCTTGGTGCCGTGCCGGTCCACCACGTGCCCGTGGTCGCTGGTGATCAGTACGGCCATGCCCTGTGCTGCGGCCACCCGCAGCAGGTCGACGAGCGCCGGGATGTGGTGTGCCCGCCACGCCCCGTCGCCGAGCTTCTGTTCCTTGGCCAGCCTGTCGTCGATGGCGTTGAGGACGACCGCCACATGGGTGCGGCCGTCGGTGAGCGCCTCGCTGAGAGCCGGGCCGAAGGTGTCCCCGGCGCTCTGGGCGCGCAGGTCGTCCTTGTGGAACACCGCGGCCGGGGCCCCGCCCCACAGCTTCTGCGCGGGGAAGAGCCGCTTCTCGTCGGCCTGCGTCCCCGTCAGCAGCCGACCCGCGAACAGCGAGGTGCGGGAGACGGCGGTCAGGGTCGGCAGGGCGGCCGCCATGGCCCGCCGGTGCGGCTTGTCTTCCTTCACAGGATCGAACTCGGCCCAGGACGAGCGGAGTTCCTCGCCCAGTTCGGTGGCGATCGCCGCGCTCATGCCGTCCAGGACGAGCAGCAGAACGCGTCGGCCGTCTCCACCGCGGACGATCGGTTTCACGACCCGGTCGAGGAAGGACTCCACCGTCAGCATCGAACCCGGGGGTGTACCCGCGGCGGTCCAGGCCGCCAGGGCCTGCGCGAAGTGCCGGTCGATCTCGTGCCGCCGTTCCCGGACACGGGCGGCCAGCCTGTCGTACGCGGTTTTGAGGACGGGGTCCGGGTCGCCGCCTGCCTCGACGTGTTCCAGGGCCTGATCCACCCACCCCGTCTCCTCGATGTGGCGCTTTACTGCTTCGCCCGTCGACTCGCATGCGACGTCGGGTTCGCCGGCGAGCCATTGCGCCAGACGCTGACCCATGCGGGCCCGCTCGATACGGGCCCAGGCATCTGGACCCTGGGCTCGCCGGTGCATGCCCAGGGCACGGACGGCATCCGCCAGAGGGCCGGGCCGGCCGGTCTCCAGGGCTCGCCCCACCGCTGTGAAGCGTGCCTCGAGCCCGATGGGCAGCAGCGGGCTGGCCTGGGCGGCGGTCTCCGCCCCGAACTGGCGGACCAGGGCGGATGCCCGGTCCAGGACGGTGTCGCTGATCCGGCGCGCCTCACGGGCCTCATCCGTCTCGCCGCCCGTGTCCCGGGCGGCGGTGGTCAGCAGTACCCCCGCGTACTCCTCGCAGGCCCGTCCAAACGCGGACGCGAGAGCGTCGAGCTGATCGCCGGCCGTCGGGGGCTGCTCACCGAACCAGCGTTCGGCACGACCGCGCGCACGGTAGATGTCGGCGTCCGGCGCGGCGTGCAGCCACAGCGCCCCGCACACGAGCCCGAACGCAACTGCCTCCTCGCCGTGCTCGGCCTCGACGAGGGCCAGCAGCGCCTGCCCGGCCAGGCCGGCCTGGTCCTCCTCGCCGAGGAACTCCCGCAGGCCGGCCCGTTCAGGCCCCCGCAGCTCCAGCAGCCGCTCAGGGCCGCCGGGACTCAGGGACCAGCCGAGCAAGGCGTGCGTGTCCAGGTCGTCGTCGGTGCGGGTGTGGTGCGGTCCGTCCACATCGCTGTCGTACCTCCCGAGCCGCAGCCGTCGCAGCGCGAGGGCGGAAAGGGCCTTCTGCCGGGACAGTACGCCGCCCGCGAGCGGGGGCCAGCCACCCGGCGGGGTGGCGTCCAGCAGGGCCTCGGAGGCCCAGTTCGCGTTCTTGAGCCGGGTGTCGACCTGTGTGGCCCCGAACGCCTCGCGCACTACTTCCCAGCTGTCGACGGTGTCGATGCGCTTCTTGTGAGCGCGGGCCAGGATCGCCGGGTCCAGTTCGCTCTGCTCGCGGTCGGTCAGTACGACGAGGACGTCGGGGCCCGCCGCCTCCGTGTCCTGCTCCGCAAGGTGGTCCAGGAGCAGTTCGTGGACGGCGAGCGGGGAGGGGGCCGCGGCGACCCGGGCGGTGTAACCGTTGCCCCACGCCGGCTCGGCCGGGCCGTCCCACTGGGGCGCGGAGCGCAGCAGGACGGCCCGCCGCCGGCCACTGCCCGTGAGGGAGTCGGCCAGCGACGTCTGGGATGCCAGGTACTGGGTGAGGGTCGCGACGTTCAGCCGGGCCACCGTCACCGGCGTGGTCGTGGCGCTCATGATTCGACGACCTGCCAGGTGATCTCGACCGTGGCGCCGGGCTCGCTGGCCGCCAAGTCGGCCAGTTCCGCCTGGAGCTCGGCCACGGCACGAGCCGCGGTGGTGCGGGTGCCGCCGGCCCGCGACGCCGGAATACGGCCGGAGGCGGACACCGGAGTCCTCTCCTGGGCGACGGGCGGGTGACTGGTGGCCGTGTTCAGCGACACCTGGTTCGCGCTCGGGGCGACGGGGGGCGCCGGAGGGGGAGTGGCGACGGCGCGATTGCGCTTCACCAGCGCGAGGACCTCGCGCTGAGTACGGACCAGGGCGTCCCGCAGGTCGCTGGTCCGCTGGTCGCTGCCGGCCACGTTCCGCAGCGAGTCCAGCAGGGCCTGCCCCTCGGGGCCCTCGTTCGATGCCAGGTCGAGAGTGGTCCAGGACGCGGCGTCGAGTGCCTGGGCGACGGTCCGGGCCTGCTTGACCGAGGCACCGAAACGGTCGGCGCTGACCTGCCCGAGATCGAAGGAGGCGAGCGCCTCCACGGTCTTCTTCGCGCCGGCGGCGCCCTGCCCCGCGGCCTGGGTGAGGGCCTTGAGCAGTTCGACGGACCGACGGGCGAGCGCGAGCCGCCCCGCTTCGTCCGTCCCGTCGAGCCGGAGAAAGCCCGCGTGCTCCTCCAGCTTCCGGACGAGATCTGCCGCGTGCTCTTGGTGGGAGCGGGCCTGCTCCGTGATCTGGCGGGCGAACTGGTTGACCATGCGTCCGCGCCGCAGCGTCGGAGCGTTCTCCCCGAAGATCGTCGCGAAGCGGTGCCGGGCGCCGGCCCACGCCTCCTCCGAGGGGAGCGGCTGGCTGCGCAGCCCGTCGAGGTCCTTGATCTGCGACAGCTCGGGAGCGGGGTCGAGCGGCATGCCGCCGCGCACCCACACCCGGTCGTCCATCTCGGCGAACGCGGCGACGACCAGACGGGTGAGGAAGTCGGGCAGCCCGCGTGGCTGCGGCAGGTCGGTCCAGTCGGTGAGCGTGATCAGGGAGAGGTCACTGGTGACGCCGCGGTCGCGGACCAGCTTCCGGAAGTGGTCGGCCCAGTACAGGGACAGCTCGAAGTACGCCTCCTTCTGCTGTCCCAGGCGGAGTGGGCCCGCGATGCGCTGCACGAGTTTCCGGTCGCCGGCCGGGACCTCGGTCCGGCCGTCGCGGGCCTCCGCCGCGGCCTGGATGTGGGTGAAGACCTTGCGGGCGTCGGCCGCCTTCACCGTCGTGCCGGTGGCATCGGGATCCAGATCCGGGTGGTCCGGGTACTGATGGGCCAGCAGCCTGCCCGCGATGTGCCGCAGACCGTCCCGCAGGGACTGGCCGAAGGACAGCGTCAGCCCGTCGACCTCGCGCAGCGACTGGAGATGGTCGGCGAAGCCCAGCTCCACATCGGTGGCCTTCTTGTCGGCCAGACCGTACGCCTGCTTGAAGGCGGCCTTGACGTTGTTGAGCAGGGACTCGCGCTGGGTCTCCAGGAGCCCCTTGGCCCGGGCGCGGTTGTCGGCGTTGAGGTGACCGGCGTATTGGCTGTCGAAGCGCTGCTCGTCGGCGAGTGCCTTGTCGATGACCACGAGGCGGCAGAAATCCGTGTACCGCTGTGCGGAGAGATGGGCCGGCAGCCAGGCGACGGTACGCGACCGCTCGCCCTGGTGCTGCTTCTCGCGCAGCCGCTGTATACGGTTGGCGTCCTCGACGGGCCCGTATTCGCTCTCGTCGTAAGGGAAGTCGACGACGATGCGCCACAGGCCGTCCTCCTGCGGCACCAGGTCGTGGTCGGGCAGCTCCTCCTCGTCGGCCACGTTCCCGAAGACCACCTCGGCGCTGCGCTGCGTGCCGCGCCACGCAAAGTTCACCCGGGCCGTCAACTGCCCCTCTTCAAGACCGAGTTCCTCGGACAGCAGCCGCTTGGCGAGGGCCTGCCGGTTGCCGGGGTTGTCGTTGACCTTGGCGTTGGCGATGACGGAGTCGACGTCCACTCCGGTCAGTTCGAGACGCACACCCGGGTTGGTCTTGGTGCCGGTTTCCTTGATCTCCGGGAAGCGGCCCGCCCATTCGGCGACCTTGTCCTTCAGGACCCCGTACTCGCGTCCGGGGATCGGTGCGACGACGGAACCGTAGTTGAGCGCGGAGAGCCGGCGGATGGTGAGATCGGCGAGTGCGGGCACGCTGGGCGCGAGCGCGGACAGCAGCAGGGTGCCGATGATCCGGTTGTCGCCGATGAACGTCTTCACCCGGCCCCGCAGGTGCGGGTCGGTGATGCTGTCCGGGCCGCGGTGCGTGTACTGCTCGACGTCCTCCTCCGACACGTTGTACGTGCCGAGGAGATACGGACGCAGCTTGGTGCGGTAGAGCTTGTCGGCCGCCTCGAAAACGACCTTCAGGCTGTCGGTGAACGGCTTGTCGCCCCCGGCCGTGATCAGTGGGTACAGATCGCCGACCGGGATCAGGTCGCCGAGCCGCAGCTCGTCGCGGTGATCGGCGAGCAGCTGCCCCATCAGCTTCATACCGGTCCGGTTGCGCTGGAGCGCGGAGGAGACATGGACGAGGGTGTCCATGAAGGCCGGCGAGAAGGGATACGTCAGCCGGAAGCTCTCCTCGTCGGCGCCCACCCCGTCGGCGCCCCGGTCGGAGCCCAGCAGCGTGTCCCACACTTCCTGGCGGACCTTGCGGGTCTTCTCGAACTCGGCAGCGACGAGCGCCGCTGCCTGAGCGTCCTTGGGCTGAAGGAGGCGGGCGTGGGCGACCTGCGGGAGGTTGCGATCCTCCAACGTGATCTTGTCGAACCGCCCGGATGCCAGGTTGAGGGTGTCCTGGATGGACGACTCGGCCGCGCCCGACACCTCCTCGCCGACGAGCTCCCGCAGGTCCCGCTGACGGGCTATGAAGGACACCACCGGGATGGCGCGGCGCGCATCGCCGCCCTCCACAAAGTTCGTGATCTTGCTGGCCTCGCGGGCCACGAACTTCTGGTCGTGGATCAGCGTCGCGAGCCACAGGATCAGCTCGTCCATGAAGAGGATCAGCCCGTCGTAGCCGAGCGACTTGGCGTGTTCGGCGATCACGGACAGCCCGGCGTCCAGCGAGACGAAACCGTGCTCGTCCTCGGCCGCATTCTTCGTGAAGCCCGGCAGCAGGTTCGTGCTCGCGTCCTGAACGAGCCGGGCCCGCAGTTCGGCCGGCGTAGACGGGCTGACCAGGTTCAAGGGCTGACCCGACTCGTGCACCTCTTCTGCGGTGAGCGCGGTGTCCAGGAGATCCGGCTGCCAGGCGAACGCCTCGCCCCACTCGTCGTCCTCGTCGGCGCCGCCGGAGGCGTCGGTGGACGCGAGCCCGTCGATGATGAATCTGTCTCCGTGGCGCTCTCGCAGGGACCGGATGTTCTCGAAGAGCGCGTCCGTCCGGTACACCTGCGGTGTCGGGGCGTCCTCGTGCAGCTTCTTCACATGGCTGACGTAGCCGCCGAGGATGCGCTGCTCCAGGGCCTTGGCTCCGAGCATGTGGTACGGCACGAGCAGGAACTTCTTCCCGTCCGTGCCGAGCCACTCGTGCTTGGTCAGCACCGGATCGAGGTCGGTGCGGGACCGGGCGGCGGGGCTTCCGCTGAGCAGGGCGTGCAGCACCGCCATGAAGTGCGACTTACCGGAACCGAACGAGCCGTGCAGATACGCGGCCTTGGACGTCCGCCCGTCTAACGCCGCCTTGATGAGGCCCAGCGCCTCGTCGAAGTTCTCCAGCAGCCGCTCCGTGACGACGTAGTCCCGTAGGGCGTGTTCGGCGCCCTCCTTGGTTGTCGCCTCGGACAGCTGGAGGACGAAGTCCGAGGTGGAGATCGACTCCTTGATGTCGATGACATCGCGGAGCAGGGGCGGCTGTTGGGCCAGGGCCATTGCGGGTCTCGCTCTCCTTCTGGTGGCTGCGCGCTGCCGCGATCCGTACGGGCGGGCGTGTCTCGTCGGGACCGCTCTGATCCCTCAGGACATTGTCCGGTACACGGTCGGTTCTCGGGTCGGTCCTTTGCCATGTTGTGCCAACCCGCCGGCTCGTTCTTCCGCGGCGGGCACCGGATGCAACCGCAACGCCGGCATGCCTCGTATCCCGTTCGCCCATACCCCGAAACCACCTTCTCGAATGCCTTTGAATTTGCGCCAGTTCGGGGGCTGCGAGGGGTGTGGATGGCGGGACCGTCAGCCGTCAGGGCCTCCGCCGTGCGGTGCCATGTGGGCCCCTTCGCCATGGCGCGCGTGTCCCCCTTCGGTCGTTCCTGCGGAGATTCTCCGCCCTGGCCGCGCGGCGTGAATTAGCTTGCGTGCGGGCTCATTACGACAGGGCGCCCGCTCGGGGCAGTGAGGCACAGCGACGGCAGCTGTGCTTCCTCGGAGGACGACACCGGTTCCACACCATCCAAGGAGGGCAGCACCATGCCGACGAGGCGAGTGGTTACGGGCCGCAGCAAGGAACCCCGCGCACGGTTCGCGGAGGAGCTGCGTTCACTGCGTACCCGGCGCGGCGACAGCCTGCGGCAGCTCGGCGAACGGCTGGGCTGGGACTGGTCGTTGTTCGGGAAGATGGAGAAAGGCGAGACGCTGGGCGGCCCCGAGATGGTCCAGGCCCTCGACCAGTACTACGGCACACCGGGGCTGCTCCTGGCCCTGTGGGAGCTGGCGGTCAGCGACCAGACTCAGTTCCGCGAGCGGTACCGGCGGTACATGGCGTTGGAGGCGGAGGCCACCAGCCTGTGGCACTTCGCGGTGAGCGTCCTGCCGGGTCTGTTGCAGACGCCGGGGTACGCGCGAGAAGTGCTGGCGGCCGGAGGCCTCAAGGGGGAGGAACTGGACCAGCAGGTTGAGGCCCGGATGGGGCGACGGGAGCTGCTGGCGGGCGAGGACGCGCCGCCGTTCCGCACGATCCTGTCGGAGGCGGTGCTGCGGACGCCGTTGCGGGATGCGGGGGAGTGGCGGCGGCAGTTGGAGTATTTGGGGGAGGTGGGGGAGCGGGACGGGGTGACGATTCAGGTGTTGCCGCAGAGTGCCGGGTTGCATGGCCTGGTGGGCAGTGCAGTGATGTTCCTGCGGCTACCGGACGGGCGGCCTGTTGCGTATACGGAGAACACCTACCGGGGCGAACTCGTGGAGGAAAACACACGAGTTGAGCGTTTGCAGCGTGCCTACGATG is a genomic window of Streptomyces gilvosporeus containing:
- the pglZ gene encoding BREX-2 system phosphatase PglZ, whose translation is MSATTTPVTVARLNVATLTQYLASQTSLADSLTGSGRRRAVLLRSAPQWDGPAEPAWGNGYTARVAAAPSPLAVHELLLDHLAEQDTEAAGPDVLVVLTDREQSELDPAILARAHKKRIDTVDSWEVVREAFGATQVDTRLKNANWASEALLDATPPGGWPPLAGGVLSRQKALSALALRRLRLGRYDSDVDGPHHTRTDDDLDTHALLGWSLSPGGPERLLELRGPERAGLREFLGEEDQAGLAGQALLALVEAEHGEEAVAFGLVCGALWLHAAPDADIYRARGRAERWFGEQPPTAGDQLDALASAFGRACEEYAGVLLTTAARDTGGETDEAREARRISDTVLDRASALVRQFGAETAAQASPLLPIGLEARFTAVGRALETGRPGPLADAVRALGMHRRAQGPDAWARIERARMGQRLAQWLAGEPDVACESTGEAVKRHIEETGWVDQALEHVEAGGDPDPVLKTAYDRLAARVRERRHEIDRHFAQALAAWTAAGTPPGSMLTVESFLDRVVKPIVRGGDGRRVLLLVLDGMSAAIATELGEELRSSWAEFDPVKEDKPHRRAMAAALPTLTAVSRTSLFAGRLLTGTQADEKRLFPAQKLWGGAPAAVFHKDDLRAQSAGDTFGPALSEALTDGRTHVAVVLNAIDDRLAKEQKLGDGAWRAHHIPALVDLLRVAAAQGMAVLITSDHGHVVDRHGTKVAAGTPESARHRLPDEAPGATEVALSGPRVVWPDPGASIVALWDADSRYTALKAGYHGGASLAEFTIPVLAFLPFGASPPKEWRELGDQRPTWWFLDERASRPVPAPPEAASPAKNQPRQKPSKTQAELARTHDSLFDVVLVPADADGDALITPELLTQAETLVRALFASAPFLDQVELLARKPRERDMDKFKQAVRALLDAGGTLPVTALAQRVDFPLSRADGFAAVLRQLLNYDGVQVLETLPDGRTLRLHQGLLREQFGLE
- the pglY gene encoding BREX-2 system ATPase PglY translates to MALAQQPPLLRDVIDIKESISTSDFVLQLSEATTKEGAEHALRDYVVTERLLENFDEALGLIKAALDGRTSKAAYLHGSFGSGKSHFMAVLHALLSGSPAARSRTDLDPVLTKHEWLGTDGKKFLLVPYHMLGAKALEQRILGGYVSHVKKLHEDAPTPQVYRTDALFENIRSLRERHGDRFIIDGLASTDASGGADEDDEWGEAFAWQPDLLDTALTAEEVHESGQPLNLVSPSTPAELRARLVQDASTNLLPGFTKNAAEDEHGFVSLDAGLSVIAEHAKSLGYDGLILFMDELILWLATLIHDQKFVAREASKITNFVEGGDARRAIPVVSFIARQRDLRELVGEEVSGAAESSIQDTLNLASGRFDKITLEDRNLPQVAHARLLQPKDAQAAALVAAEFEKTRKVRQEVWDTLLGSDRGADGVGADEESFRLTYPFSPAFMDTLVHVSSALQRNRTGMKLMGQLLADHRDELRLGDLIPVGDLYPLITAGGDKPFTDSLKVVFEAADKLYRTKLRPYLLGTYNVSEEDVEQYTHRGPDSITDPHLRGRVKTFIGDNRIIGTLLLSALAPSVPALADLTIRRLSALNYGSVVAPIPGREYGVLKDKVAEWAGRFPEIKETGTKTNPGVRLELTGVDVDSVIANAKVNDNPGNRQALAKRLLSEELGLEEGQLTARVNFAWRGTQRSAEVVFGNVADEEELPDHDLVPQEDGLWRIVVDFPYDESEYGPVEDANRIQRLREKQHQGERSRTVAWLPAHLSAQRYTDFCRLVVIDKALADEQRFDSQYAGHLNADNRARAKGLLETQRESLLNNVKAAFKQAYGLADKKATDVELGFADHLQSLREVDGLTLSFGQSLRDGLRHIAGRLLAHQYPDHPDLDPDATGTTVKAADARKVFTHIQAAAEARDGRTEVPAGDRKLVQRIAGPLRLGQQKEAYFELSLYWADHFRKLVRDRGVTSDLSLITLTDWTDLPQPRGLPDFLTRLVVAAFAEMDDRVWVRGGMPLDPAPELSQIKDLDGLRSQPLPSEEAWAGARHRFATIFGENAPTLRRGRMVNQFARQITEQARSHQEHAADLVRKLEEHAGFLRLDGTDEAGRLALARRSVELLKALTQAAGQGAAGAKKTVEALASFDLGQVSADRFGASVKQARTVAQALDAASWTTLDLASNEGPEGQALLDSLRNVAGSDQRTSDLRDALVRTQREVLALVKRNRAVATPPPAPPVAPSANQVSLNTATSHPPVAQERTPVSASGRIPASRAGGTRTTAARAVAELQAELADLAASEPGATVEITWQVVES
- a CDS encoding helix-turn-helix domain-containing protein, yielding MPTRRVVTGRSKEPRARFAEELRSLRTRRGDSLRQLGERLGWDWSLFGKMEKGETLGGPEMVQALDQYYGTPGLLLALWELAVSDQTQFRERYRRYMALEAEATSLWHFAVSVLPGLLQTPGYAREVLAAGGLKGEELDQQVEARMGRRELLAGEDAPPFRTILSEAVLRTPLRDAGEWRRQLEYLGEVGERDGVTIQVLPQSAGLHGLVGSAVMFLRLPDGRPVAYTENTYRGELVEENTRVERLQRAYDVVRDLALSPAESRKFVQRILEEVPCDPST